One genomic region from Rattus norvegicus strain BN/NHsdMcwi chromosome 10, GRCr8, whole genome shotgun sequence encodes:
- the Tpsab1 gene encoding tryptase precursor: protein MDLPSCSLVPGLFCTPQPVGPSPALTSNRARTTHCVRMLKLLLLTLPLLSSLVHAAPSLAMPREGIVGGQEASGNKWPWQVSLRVNDTYWMHFCGGSLIHPQWVLTAAHCVGPNKADPNKLRVQLRKQYLYYHDHLLTVSQIISHPDFYIAQDGADIALLKLTNPVNITSNVHTVSLPPASETFPSGTLCWVTGWGNINNDVSLPPPFPLEEVQVPIVENRLCDLKYHKGLNTGDNVHIVRDDMLCAGNEGHDSCQGDSGGPLVCKVEDTWLQAGVVSWGEGCAQPNRPGIYTRVTYYLDWIYRYVPKDF, encoded by the exons ATGGACCTACCCTCCTGCTCCCTGGTTCCTGGCTTATTCTGCACACCACAACCTGTTGGGCCTAGCCCAGCCCTCACCTCCAACCGGGCCCGTACTACTCACTGTGTCCGAATGctgaagctgctgctgctgacactgCCTCTCCTGTCCAGCCTGGTGCACGCAGCCCCTA GTCTAGCTATGCCACGAGAGGGCATTGTGGGGGGACAGGAGGCGTCTGGGAACAAGTGGCCCTGGCAGGTGAGCCTGCGTGTCAATGACACCTACTGGATGCATTTCTGCGGCGGCTCCCTcatccacccacagtgggtgctCACTGCGGCACACTGTGTGGGACC GAATAAGGCTGACCCCAACAAGCTCAGGGTACAGCTTCGTAAGCAGTATCTCTATTATCATGACCACCTGCTGACCGTGAGCCAGATCATCTCACACCCTGACTTCTACATCGCCCAGGATGGGGCAGACATTGCCCTGCTGAAACTCACTAACCCTGTGAACATTACCAGCAATGTCCACACTGTCTCCCTGCCTCCCGCCTCAGAGACCTTCCCCTCAGGGACATTGTGCTGGGTGACAGGCTGGGGTAACATCAACAATGATG TAAGCCTGCCACCGCCATTTCCTTTGGAGGAGGTGCAAGTTCCCATTGTAGAAAACCGCCTCTGTGACTTGAAGTATCACAAAGGTCTCAACACAGGTGACAACGTCCACATTGTCCGTGACGACATGCTGTGTGCTGGGAATGAAGGACATGACTCCTGCCAG GGCGACTCCGGAGGACCTCTGGTCTGCAAGGTTGAAGATACCTGGCTGCAGGCAGGTGTTGTGAGCTGGGGTGAGGGCTGCGCACAGCCCAACAGGCCTGGCATCTACACTCGGGTCACCTATTACCTGGACTGGATCTACCGCTATGTCCCCAAGGACTTCTGA